The sequence ataaaattaaaaaaaatttaataataacgtatttgtataatattgtaatcactGCAGAACGCTGTAAATGTACAGGTAAATGGTTTTTGTATTGATaaactttatacattatataatacttgaagttctaattgaataataacacaatacactacgtatacataattatatagatacctatttataCCTTCAAAGAAATTTGTTCATATTTGATTGTTTTGCTATTCAGTGTAAATCACAAAGCATGTCCAcctcgttttttttatttaataatacatttattcaaatctcgatttttgataaattttaagatcatattattttaaattatcgggttttttttctacttaagCCACTTGAGGAGTATCTTGTGTAGAtaaaaacttctgtttttcaaataagaactcCCTTTTTTCTGTACATTTTTtagaacaaatacaaatattgagtTGTtgcataaatactaaatatattatgtcaatgtACTTTACCTTTTCCCAGCGAAGTTGATACATagccagtatattatattaactgacACGGACGTCATGGTAATATACACtgtaacatttgtaatttttttacactctataaataaattacacactAAATACACGTAGTATAGAATTGACagacatacaatatacacactCTACACATTTGGTTCTGTTTaaattgctatattatattattaaaatgacctACAGAAGTCTGCAGTTAGACGTTCttcattaacattaaaatatactcaAAGACATAGTTATTAATAGCAGTGATCTTCCAACACTGCAAGCAGTCGTGGAGtacctactaattaaaaattaccaaacgcctacttatttataaaaaccaatttaaaaagtGCACAAACCCCCAAGCACGGTAAACTTATCCACAAGGAACTAAAATCTTTATATCGTAATTAGGTCCCCGAATGCCGACCGCATTACAATAACAGCTTTATTCGTATTTTTTGTCCGTAAAATATCGTTTAGGGAGACGGACATGACATAAAGTGCGCGTTtactcgatatattatattatatagttacggACGTtgagtaatatacataatataatcgttgtcgtgtgtatattgttatatagatACGAGTATAGAAACGGAAAACCAATTCGCGTCCTTTTCCCTTCGATTTCTCCCACCCCAGGAGCGTGTTCTCTAAATAGGTATACGCTAGTCGTACAGCGAACATCCGGAGAAGCAAACGATTTCACTCTCGACGCCAAAACTACGACggaaccaccgccgccgccgttgacCCATTAATCACGGAGCGTGCTCATTGTTCGCGCGTTTTATCTGTCGTCGGCCCGTCGAAGTCTTCCGAAAATtccctattatatattatataatataaatgcgcGTCCCGTGCAGTGTACTTGTACACTGCAGTGCGAATTACAAAAcggatacaatatattatgatatgcaaGCACATTCTAGTCGTACACTCGTACGAGtatataagcaataataataataataataataataataatatataatcatacatgataaataagtattaatcgCGCACATATGAAGCAACATCATCGAGCCGTGCTTTTCTCCCGCAAGCTCAGGGCCGCTTTTAAGATTTTCGAGGccaagaacaataataattgtaaagccTAGCATATACAATGGTATGTCTTTGTATGTCTTTATGAATgtcttttttatacatttttgttactgtttttatatttatagattctaAACATTAATGGTCCAtctttcagaaaaaaatatggttattcTTTGAATTGCATAAAAAACGACGTCATAGCAGCTGGTATATAGACGACACCTCTAGACTTTTAAAACGCAAATTATTAAGACTGCGAACGGTAAATGGGACGATAAAaggttttcttaaaatattactgtACCCAGGATTTTGTCCTGCCATATTTGTATCATAAGTATGCTTCATACGTTTATCATATGATTATATCTGCATTACTTTTATTTCCAAGTATAATTCCTTCGTTATTTcactgttaaattaaaaattttaaaaggtatGAATTACCtagtaatttaatatctaaCTTTTGAAAtagattttctaattttttttttgtgcgtgAGCCTCCAAAACGTACTAAAAACTCGAGGTCAGGGCCAGCCAATTCCTTCTGAAGGACAATCTGCACAcgcaaattacaatattatcgtgGTGTGCGCGCCGTGAAAAAATATCTCGTGAACGCTGCGCGTCCGCGGTTGCgcgtatatacaatttataatacgcGAATGCTGCTACTGCTGCTGCACGTCAGCTCCCTCGGTTTCGACACACTCACACACAACCACCGCGCGCGCGAGCTATACGCTctccgaaataataataataacgataataataatacaagggACCTATACTCCAGATTTATTTATCATGAATCAGCAGCGGCGGTCCCTCTGCTGCACACATcactgtgtaatgtgtatatatattatatatgtatatataggcgTACACCATTGTGTCTGCACGGGCGCTTGcgagcgtgtgtgtgtgtgtatacattatatgacTCACGACGAACATATTATGTAGGACtgcgacggcggcggtggcggtggcggcagcGACGACGACAACCCTCAGAGGGGGTTTGCCGAAATCCCTATTTTCTGCGCTTTGTGGGGTGATGGTGGACGAAGCCCACACGCGCACCACACCGCATCGGAGACCTCGACAACATCACCGTGGCAAGTCGCTCGCCGCGCCGCGACCCCGTGGCAAAGTCCGCGGGGACGGAGCGACGGCATAATagtgttattgtataatacagcAGGAcataatatgtgaaaaaaaaacgaaacgactgttttcaaattcaatatcataatatataatgtacgtatatattatgtaatatatatatatttatatgcatttttcgTTTAACAAATTCACACGCTAGTATAACagactatacacataatatatatatatatatatatatatttatcacaaaAACGGAAAACGATTTCATAAACGACGTACGCACACGTCATAAAAAGTCGTATAAAAAACGTTTTTGTCATTGGTTTTTTTTACCCGAAAGAGGGCAAATAGAATATCCTTCGGTTATACTTTggaaatttctaaatattttatgtgacgtatatattatgtattacaataaaaaaaaaggcccCGGggtactgataaaaaaaatcatttttagacgtaaatattaatacaataataataataatagtttataaacctAAAAGCTAATATCACAACATTGAATCGTATAACCTAAATGCTCGGTTGATtgtctatacatataataatatacaataatatattatatacatcgtcAAGAAACATTATTTCAGTAAAAACAAACGAGAACCAAAAATCGATTCTTTACACATTATTgcgttataatataacacgatatatatataatatataatattattatctgcgaCGATATTATTTACAGGGGTGTGCTTCGGACGCTATTCATCGGTGGCGCCGTAAGGTCTCCAGATCTTCTCCTGTCGGGGTTTGAGCTGCACTTCCGGACTGGATGACCGGACGCCGCCCACACTGACGATGTCGATATCCGGGCTGGGGGCTGACTCGCGTTTAGGCCGTTTACACGGTTCCGACCGGAGTCGGTCGTCGGGGCAGGTCGTGGTTGCGGTCGCGGCCGCGGCCGCCGTGGTGGCCACCGCGCGAACCGACTCGGCAGCGTGTCGTTGTCGCTTCGTGGGAACGATACTTCCGCCACCGCAGTCGTCCTGCGCCGCCGGTGCGGCCGTTGTCGGATCTTCCTCGGTGTTCGGCGGCGTAGGCGGTAAACCGTGTAGACCGTTGTAGCCGGCGAAGTTGAACGCCGACTGGGGCGGCATGTCGCAATACATCTGCGACGCTTCCATGGCGTCTGCGGAAAATAGAAAAACAGGATGAAAATTAGAACTTTTTCGAagcgttttaatattattattatgttataatattttgtgattaaataataattataattctatgtGTGTTAATTACACATTTAACGGAGCTCGGATAGTTTAAGTGATGAGTAGTCAAGTATATGATACTATAGAAATTTTGGTCTTTTAAAGCGTAAATAAAACACCAGTTAAGGTGAGATAAAAAGTAAGATATTATGTACATCATAAAAGTttctgtatatttataaaaagtacgCTACTGAcatttatgcaaaaaaaaaaaaaaaatgatgtattgAGGTTGAAAAAGGTCACCATATATCGGTACCGGTTTCGTATGCCTACTCTGATAAAATGAAATATGGGTTCAAGTCTGGTTCCGGTCCCAatacaagtatttttaatttttattccaaaCGCCtcgttcaataatattgttatgtattatgtgtacataTGCGATTTGTCAAACGGGATTAGATTTTTTCCTCGTTCTTCTTTTACGTTATTCGGAATCGCCTATTCAAATGGAAAATTCGATTTGCTCTCATTCGTTTGAACTGTGCCGCGGACGGCTAGGGgtgacgaaaaataaaaaaataaaacccctTTTTCTGTCCTGTGTTACACTGTAATAcgcgtatatacgtatatacataatacacgtcGCGCGCGtaacagtaacaataataataataatagtatatatgtatatataaatgttcgTGTACACTTACTGTGAAGTTGGAAGTAATTGGCCGCTATGTACTGGTAGTTGAGCGACCCCGGCAACGCTGCGCCCTCCAGTAGTCGTTTGTACTCCATGATCATGCCGTAAGGCGGCAGGGGACCATGCATCGGGAACATGCCACCGTAACCATGGATTACATctaaaaaacgtcaaaaaatatttaatgacattaacatttaattgtttaaaattatgaacgGCACAACGTTTGTTGGTTAtcgataaatataaatgtacagatcaaatgataatactatatagtctataggtattaattcagcgttattacgtatataaactgtaaaaaaataatttaattttaatagttttgaatTGGAATTGATTTTAGCTAAATAAATCGTTGTTTCCGATGGGAACTGGCATGCagttaaagttaaatttgttATGCTAATCAGCCATatatggtaattattttttttttattgataaaaatcgggagtgaaatacattttttttgacgTGTAGCGTGCAGTATCGATTTTAATTGcgctttaaattattaacggaTGCCACTGTGAACTCGGTCTCTCTCGTTTTCCACTCTCTCGCCATCGTTCTCTCACTCATTCACTCATTCACTCACTCACTCTCTCCGACCGGATTTTAATGGCCGATGCTGTGGCATAAGGCATGATGCATGCGTTGTGAATAGGGTGGTCGACGTGGATGGGGCTCGGGTTAAGCCCCAAGAGCTTATCGTAAAATCCCTCTGCTCCCCGAAatctattgtaatttttacCCCTTTTGTGGGACATAAGAGGGTCAGTTTTATGGCCAAATGTTTACTACTCGGGTAAACCTCACCCCTCAACCCCTCGGTCAACCATCCCTCTGGCAGTGTTCGACACTACCACCACCACACCGCTGCtaccgccaccgccaccaccgTGCACGTCATCCTTCCACTCCACCGCCTGCCTTTCTGCCAACGGGTTACAATAGCCGACTAAACCGGGAACTATTGTGTGTGCGAGTCCGCGTTAAAGGGACGTTTTTTAGTGAACTCTATTGTACACAGTAAAGCGACAGGATACTTTCCCAACCCTCCT is a genomic window of Rhopalosiphum padi isolate XX-2018 chromosome 4, ASM2088224v1, whole genome shotgun sequence containing:
- the LOC132930107 gene encoding segmentation protein Runt-like, yielding MDIDAVYQKYVACILEDVRAIHGKEMVATGSPSVFCSVLPGHWRSNKSLPIPFKVVVLDEVPDGAVVVVQAGNDENPSADMRNYRALSATGIAVFNDLRFVGRSGRGKLLTLTITVQCKDQAVLVANYVKAIKITVDGPRLPRSNHRDVIHGYGGMFPMHGPLPPYGMIMEYKRLLEGAALPGSLNYQYIAANYFQLHNAMEASQMYCDMPPQSAFNFAGYNGLHGLPPTPPNTEEDPTTAAPAAQDDCGGGSIVPTKRQRHAAESVRAVATTAAAAATATTTCPDDRLRSEPCKRPKRESAPSPDIDIVSVGGVRSSSPEVQLKPRQEKIWRPYGATDE